In a single window of the Leptospira sanjuanensis genome:
- the lsa25.6 gene encoding Lsa25.6 family adhesin — protein sequence MQFLSFFYGCKSPFEVTSHDQNKDGQIDNRLYTKTDSKISIFMETFERQKKMPDDWMWLKMDSKDPKSFQTFYNEIASKDPNKIDIKIWFGPDNIKLIEKDDKDSDGFFETTQYFNRFAKPKINSGIIARIEIDSDRDGKPDIWIYPMKRMELDTNQDGVPDQFSTDNEQIGQILKTGKLPIDFKRTSILPSSRSWGLHPELIQDETLKAVIPFSL from the coding sequence ATGCAATTTCTATCTTTTTTTTATGGTTGCAAATCCCCGTTCGAAGTCACGTCGCACGATCAAAACAAAGACGGACAAATCGACAATCGACTTTATACAAAGACGGATTCCAAGATCTCGATCTTTATGGAAACGTTCGAAAGACAAAAAAAAATGCCGGATGATTGGATGTGGTTGAAGATGGATTCGAAAGACCCAAAATCTTTTCAAACTTTTTACAACGAAATCGCTTCCAAAGACCCAAATAAAATCGATATTAAAATTTGGTTCGGACCCGATAACATAAAATTAATCGAGAAGGACGATAAGGATTCAGACGGTTTTTTTGAAACGACTCAATACTTTAACCGCTTCGCAAAACCGAAGATTAATTCTGGAATTATCGCTCGAATTGAAATCGATTCCGATCGAGACGGAAAACCCGACATTTGGATTTATCCAATGAAACGAATGGAATTAGATACGAATCAAGACGGAGTTCCCGATCAATTTTCCACGGATAACGAGCAAATCGGCCAAATCTTAAAAACGGGAAAATTACCGATCGACTTCAAGCGAACATCCATTCTTCCTTCAAGTAGATCCTGGGGACTTCATCCCGAATTGATTCAAGACGAAACCTTAAAAGCAGTAATCCCTTTCTCTCTTTAA
- a CDS encoding DUF1761 domain-containing protein produces the protein MFAEFYGIRPLSVILATVASFIVGMIWYTVFGKLWMKLQNAQEKDLNQDNMGATYFTAIAISLVQFLVLDWMIGRMDFRGIGQSALFGGIIALFFLVLDDFSRNLWEPQRKSPVFIALNAGNTLLSFIVGGAVLGIG, from the coding sequence ATGTTCGCAGAATTTTACGGAATTCGTCCTTTGTCCGTGATCTTGGCGACGGTAGCGTCCTTTATCGTCGGTATGATTTGGTATACGGTATTCGGCAAATTATGGATGAAACTTCAAAACGCTCAGGAAAAGGATTTGAATCAGGACAACATGGGCGCGACGTATTTTACGGCGATCGCGATTTCGCTCGTTCAATTTTTGGTGTTGGATTGGATGATCGGAAGAATGGATTTTCGCGGTATCGGGCAGTCCGCTTTGTTTGGCGGAATCATCGCGTTATTCTTTTTGGTTCTTGATGATTTTTCCCGCAACTTGTGGGAGCCGCAACGAAAATCTCCGGTTTTTATCGCGTTGAATGCGGGAAATACGTTGCTTAGTTTTATCGTAGGCGGCGCTGTGCTGGGAATCGGTTGA
- a CDS encoding sugar-binding protein, whose amino-acid sequence MKRPLFSILILFNFAVSGIEPEKFSAIQKRFLEESKKNNLPFEFEFGSGEESCKNDFNKDGIEDLAMTMRVKPGDSLDSPAMDQNGFLAIALGDVNGSYRFDSMIPMIPCNSCGGVYGRPDVTLECGNGKIKISSYGGSNWRWSNSETIRWKSSGWEWIGTDTHSYHTSFGDGLRSSFNRINLDSTRSYEGRMESEQESVPPKAEVRFKKIVSASTKQKLSIDESWDSLPVLPFEIQDKSWMTAKNKDWKGPQDLSFRIRSAWNSDSLGLQISVRDDKIQFCKTKSEDCDAIEIVLDPDSSLLDFDTNSGVRKRLGSQAAIVSLGLSEEKKVRIRLNRKENPKSGIETKLILTNDGYSILCRIPWTVFGKENVSRFRNGFKFLASVTVQDWDDESKPIQRLSTSTIKGSDPYTLGELELIPEKYSLGPWKQEN is encoded by the coding sequence ATGAAACGTCCTCTTTTTTCGATCTTAATTCTTTTTAATTTCGCCGTATCCGGAATCGAACCGGAAAAATTCTCCGCGATTCAAAAACGTTTTTTAGAGGAATCCAAAAAGAACAATCTCCCGTTCGAATTCGAGTTCGGCAGCGGAGAAGAATCCTGCAAAAACGATTTCAACAAAGACGGAATCGAGGATCTCGCGATGACCATGCGCGTCAAACCGGGGGATTCTTTGGATAGTCCCGCAATGGATCAAAACGGATTTTTAGCGATCGCGCTCGGAGATGTGAACGGAAGTTATCGATTCGATTCCATGATTCCGATGATTCCTTGTAATTCCTGCGGAGGAGTTTACGGAAGACCGGACGTAACTCTGGAATGTGGAAACGGAAAGATCAAGATCAGTTCGTACGGAGGTTCTAATTGGAGATGGTCGAACTCGGAAACGATCCGATGGAAGTCATCCGGTTGGGAATGGATCGGAACCGATACGCATAGTTATCATACTTCGTTTGGAGACGGATTGCGTTCGTCCTTCAACCGGATCAATCTAGATTCCACACGAAGTTATGAAGGTAGAATGGAATCGGAACAGGAATCCGTTCCTCCAAAAGCGGAAGTTCGGTTTAAAAAAATCGTTTCCGCTTCGACCAAACAAAAACTTTCCATCGATGAATCCTGGGATTCGTTGCCCGTTCTTCCGTTTGAAATCCAAGATAAAAGTTGGATGACCGCAAAAAACAAAGATTGGAAAGGACCGCAGGATCTTTCGTTCCGAATTCGATCCGCTTGGAATTCCGATTCGCTCGGACTACAAATTTCGGTTCGAGACGATAAGATTCAATTCTGCAAAACGAAATCGGAGGACTGCGACGCGATCGAAATCGTTTTGGACCCCGACTCGAGTCTTTTGGATTTCGATACGAATTCGGGAGTTCGCAAAAGACTCGGTTCCCAAGCCGCAATCGTTTCCTTAGGTTTATCGGAAGAAAAGAAAGTCCGTATCCGACTGAATCGGAAAGAAAATCCCAAGAGCGGAATCGAAACGAAACTCATTTTGACAAACGACGGTTATTCGATCCTTTGCCGAATTCCGTGGACGGTTTTCGGAAAAGAAAACGTTTCTCGATTCCGAAACGGATTTAAGTTTTTGGCGAGCGTTACCGTTCAGGATTGGGACGATGAATCCAAGCCGATCCAACGATTGTCGACTTCTACGATCAAGGGAAGCGATCCTTATACTTTGGGAGAACTGGAATTGATTCCGGAAAAATATTCTCTCGGCCCTTGGAAACAGGAGAATTAG
- a CDS encoding DUF952 domain-containing protein produces the protein MVNSSEEWIYNLAAKKDYEAALQNGFYSTESLYTEGFIHSSKKNQVEDTANRIFSGRTDLVLLYVKTDRLKSPLKYEASDSPKFSKEDGKNIFPHIYGPLNTDAIEKAVEILPDADGKFRFSFLD, from the coding sequence ATGGTGAATTCTTCCGAAGAATGGATTTATAATCTAGCCGCGAAGAAGGATTATGAAGCGGCGTTGCAAAACGGATTTTATAGTACGGAATCCTTATATACGGAAGGGTTTATCCATAGCTCTAAAAAAAATCAAGTCGAGGACACGGCCAACCGGATCTTTTCGGGAAGAACTGACTTGGTTCTTTTGTACGTAAAAACCGATCGATTGAAATCTCCTTTGAAATACGAGGCTTCCGATTCTCCCAAGTTTTCCAAAGAAGACGGAAAGAATATTTTTCCGCATATCTACGGGCCTTTGAATACGGACGCGATCGAAAAGGCAGTGGAGATTTTGCCCGATGCGGACGGGAAATTTCGGTTTTCATTCTTAGATTGA
- a CDS encoding NmrA family NAD(P)-binding protein — MKIFVYAASGLVSGLVVENLLAKGHEVYGASRRPESGKQEKNLHWVKADASRPNEGLEVLDQVDRAFFLCPPGYTDQYGVLNPWIEKAKSKKLQKVVLMTAIGIDHSPEDLPLRKLEIALEKSGLPYNIIRPNWFMQNFQTFWIGGILKDKKIYFPAGNAKASFIDARDIAATAATLLLDDSHNGKGYTLTGKESITHDEVAQKLSKATGLKIDFADITPEEFKKGLLGAGVPEDYANVLVYIAGNLKEGHAAPIVDSVKQITGKEPVSFEQYANDNRNVWLN, encoded by the coding sequence ATGAAAATTTTTGTTTATGCAGCGAGCGGTTTGGTTTCAGGGCTCGTTGTGGAGAATTTATTGGCAAAAGGGCATGAAGTCTACGGCGCTTCCAGAAGGCCTGAAAGCGGTAAACAAGAAAAGAATCTGCATTGGGTAAAAGCGGACGCTTCCCGACCGAACGAAGGCTTGGAAGTTTTGGATCAAGTCGACCGGGCATTCTTTCTTTGTCCTCCGGGTTATACCGACCAATACGGCGTCCTGAATCCATGGATCGAAAAGGCAAAGTCTAAAAAGTTACAAAAAGTTGTACTCATGACCGCGATCGGTATCGATCATTCTCCCGAAGATCTTCCGCTTCGAAAATTGGAAATCGCGCTGGAGAAATCGGGACTTCCTTACAACATCATTCGCCCGAATTGGTTTATGCAGAACTTTCAAACCTTTTGGATCGGCGGCATCCTGAAAGATAAGAAGATTTACTTCCCCGCAGGAAACGCAAAGGCAAGTTTTATCGATGCGAGAGATATAGCAGCGACCGCGGCGACATTGCTTTTGGACGATTCTCATAACGGAAAAGGATACACTCTTACCGGAAAAGAATCCATCACACACGACGAAGTCGCTCAGAAATTATCCAAGGCGACCGGACTCAAAATCGACTTTGCGGACATCACCCCCGAAGAATTTAAGAAGGGTTTGCTGGGAGCGGGAGTTCCCGAAGACTACGCGAACGTTTTAGTGTATATCGCGGGTAATTTGAAGGAAGGACACGCGGCTCCGATCGTAGATTCGGTAAAACAAATCACCGGAAAAGAACCCGTCAGCTTTGAACAATACGCGAACGACAACCGAAACGTCTGGCTGAATTAA
- a CDS encoding DNA-3-methyladenine glycosylase I, with amino-acid sequence MNQKVTRCTWASKDPLYIDYHDLEWGTPVHDDRTLFEFLILEGAQAGLSWITILKKRDNYRKAFDYFDPEKVAAYSEKKIRSLMKDEGIVRNELKIRSTIENAKEFLNIQKEYDSFDKYIWGFVDHKTIHNSWKTTRDVPSKTVESDAMSKALKKRGFKFVGSTICYAFMQATGMVMDHTTDCFRYEKKPKK; translated from the coding sequence ATGAATCAAAAGGTCACTCGTTGCACTTGGGCCTCGAAAGATCCCCTTTACATCGACTATCACGATTTGGAATGGGGAACTCCTGTTCACGACGATCGAACTCTCTTCGAGTTTTTGATCTTAGAAGGAGCGCAAGCCGGACTTTCCTGGATTACGATCCTGAAAAAACGGGACAACTATCGAAAAGCCTTTGATTATTTTGATCCCGAAAAAGTCGCCGCTTATTCCGAAAAGAAAATCCGATCCTTGATGAAAGACGAAGGAATTGTCCGCAACGAATTAAAGATCCGTTCGACGATCGAAAACGCAAAAGAATTTTTGAATATTCAAAAAGAATACGACTCTTTCGATAAGTATATCTGGGGGTTCGTGGATCATAAAACGATCCATAATTCTTGGAAAACGACTCGGGATGTTCCGAGTAAAACGGTCGAGTCGGATGCGATGAGCAAGGCGCTGAAAAAACGAGGATTTAAATTCGTCGGGTCGACGATTTGTTATGCGTTTATGCAGGCGACGGGAATGGTCATGGATCATACTACCGATTGTTTTCGATACGAGAAGAAACCGAAGAAGTAG
- a CDS encoding adenylate/guanylate cyclase domain-containing protein, translating to MNVLRLFVLFLCFTFCSCDWILPVPFPKAEKGILDLRDWDFEKNGPALLEGEFRFLWKTFSSESWPQNSSFASVPKSWIKLTDEEGKNFPSLGYATYFLKIRLPDSLVNQELALQADISETAYEVYLGSQKLGKIGDVGISSETSRPEWNKKIFSFYNTEKEPVLKILISNFHHARGGLTGKFLIGKSSAIQSIREKRLTLEVFVFGSLAIMGLYHLTLFLLRQDEKSVLYFGILCLIYCFRSASTGENLIQVLLPGLDYSIHSKFVYLSFYLAVPVFAAFFRSLFPSEFNSYLYYGILIFGGLSAAIVAITPPLFFTATIDAYYIFTFAVFFYGFYILVASILKKKSGALLLLSGLLVFFAVFFQDTLYNKRIINTGYFSPIGLLAMVFSQAYLLAIRYSQAFGAIVDLTKSLNKTNTSYGLFVPREFLKILNEHNFIDVKLGDVAEEEMTILYNEIRTAQFLGDQSSAKENFEFINSYLGKVGPLIRDKNGFIDKYFGDAFLSLFSQKAEDALESAVEIQNILKEINIYRIGKGKEAVRVGTGLHKGPILLGTIGESERMEGAVISPSVTLATRVGQLCRMFDSSILITDHVLFGLEKPERYSMRVLDRIQLKGHNSVVTILEVFNGQSDSVLNLFMDTKEEFERGISNFRQRNFEEACVIFNRVLERNKLDQPARWYLEKSIHYCRVGSPNNWDGVTVLEV from the coding sequence ATGAACGTTCTGCGCTTATTCGTTTTATTTCTTTGTTTTACGTTTTGCTCCTGCGATTGGATTCTACCCGTACCGTTTCCAAAAGCGGAAAAAGGAATTTTAGACCTTCGGGACTGGGACTTTGAAAAGAACGGACCGGCTCTTCTCGAAGGAGAATTCCGTTTTTTATGGAAAACCTTTTCTTCGGAATCGTGGCCGCAGAATTCTTCCTTTGCTTCCGTACCGAAATCTTGGATCAAGCTGACGGACGAGGAAGGAAAGAATTTTCCTTCCTTGGGATATGCGACTTATTTTTTGAAAATCCGACTGCCGGATTCTCTTGTGAATCAGGAACTCGCGTTGCAAGCCGATATTTCGGAAACCGCATACGAGGTTTATCTCGGTTCTCAAAAGTTAGGAAAAATCGGAGATGTCGGAATCAGTTCAGAAACTTCCCGGCCGGAATGGAACAAAAAGATTTTTTCCTTTTACAACACTGAAAAAGAACCGGTTTTGAAAATTCTAATATCCAATTTTCATCATGCACGGGGCGGGTTGACAGGAAAATTCTTGATCGGAAAGAGTTCGGCGATTCAATCGATCCGCGAAAAAAGATTAACGCTCGAAGTTTTCGTTTTCGGAAGTCTCGCGATCATGGGGCTCTATCATCTTACGCTGTTTCTTTTGAGACAGGATGAAAAATCGGTTCTTTATTTCGGTATTCTTTGTCTGATTTATTGTTTTCGTTCCGCGAGTACTGGAGAAAATCTGATTCAGGTTTTGCTGCCCGGCCTGGACTATTCGATTCACTCGAAGTTCGTTTATCTTTCTTTTTATTTGGCGGTTCCCGTTTTTGCCGCTTTCTTTCGTTCCTTATTTCCGTCCGAGTTTAATTCATATTTATATTACGGAATTCTAATTTTCGGAGGTTTGTCCGCAGCCATCGTCGCGATCACTCCTCCTCTGTTTTTTACTGCGACGATCGACGCGTATTATATCTTTACGTTTGCCGTGTTCTTTTACGGATTTTACATTCTGGTCGCCTCGATTCTAAAGAAAAAAAGCGGAGCGCTTCTCCTTCTGAGCGGCTTGCTCGTATTTTTTGCGGTTTTTTTTCAGGACACTCTTTACAACAAAAGAATCATCAACACGGGTTATTTCTCTCCGATCGGACTTTTAGCGATGGTTTTTTCGCAGGCGTATCTACTGGCGATTCGTTATTCCCAGGCCTTCGGTGCGATCGTGGATCTCACAAAGTCGCTTAACAAAACGAATACTTCCTACGGTCTTTTCGTTCCGAGGGAATTTCTCAAAATTCTGAACGAACACAACTTTATCGACGTTAAACTCGGGGACGTCGCGGAAGAAGAGATGACGATCCTATACAACGAAATCCGAACCGCGCAGTTTCTCGGGGATCAGTCTTCGGCAAAGGAGAACTTCGAGTTCATCAATTCGTATCTCGGAAAAGTGGGTCCTTTGATCCGCGATAAGAACGGTTTTATCGACAAGTATTTCGGCGACGCCTTCCTTTCTCTATTCTCGCAAAAAGCCGAAGACGCGTTGGAAAGCGCCGTCGAAATTCAAAATATATTAAAAGAAATTAATATCTATCGGATCGGAAAAGGAAAGGAAGCCGTGCGCGTTGGAACCGGGCTACACAAAGGACCGATTCTTCTCGGTACGATCGGTGAATCGGAGCGTATGGAAGGCGCGGTGATTTCTCCTTCGGTTACTCTCGCGACACGGGTCGGGCAACTTTGCCGTATGTTCGATTCTTCCATTTTGATTACGGATCACGTTTTGTTCGGTTTGGAAAAACCGGAACGATATTCCATGCGAGTCTTGGATCGGATTCAATTGAAGGGCCACAACTCGGTCGTAACGATTTTAGAAGTTTTTAATGGACAATCGGATTCCGTTCTCAATCTTTTTATGGATACGAAAGAGGAGTTCGAACGGGGAATTTCCAATTTCAGACAAAGAAATTTCGAAGAGGCCTGCGTGATTTTCAATCGGGTTTTGGAAAGGAACAAATTAGATCAACCGGCCCGCTGGTATCTCGAAAAATCGATTCATTATTGCAGAGTCGGCTCACCGAATAACTGGGACGGAGTCACCGTCTTAGAAGTCTAA
- a CDS encoding DUF2804 domain-containing protein, whose protein sequence is MNLETEIRQETNLCDKSGNLNLNAVGWSKKPLHRCNLSGHYLRKKKWNYWCIYDENFLASFTISDVDYAGVIFVYWLNRKTGDFEEGTIITPFGGGVSLGQLLGSNATYIGSNARLQFFREEEGYRLSINFSPSNKIPVQAEIFVPVPENWETLNVVVPWSKRRFQFTEKLFGVGAEGTVRYGAMEYKFSPDTSFACLDYGRGIWPYSTKWNWASMMAHNANDKIGMNLGAGWTDGTGTTENAILINGRIYKIPSDAVFEIDRENWMKPWRLYTKDSQAIDLRFVPEFHRKAATNTGLFASSVHQMIGKFEGVIRLGKNEYKISNGQGWAEDHIARW, encoded by the coding sequence ATGAACTTAGAGACTGAAATCAGACAAGAAACGAACCTTTGCGATAAATCCGGAAACCTAAACTTGAACGCAGTCGGCTGGTCCAAAAAGCCCTTACACAGATGTAATTTGAGCGGTCATTACTTAAGAAAAAAGAAATGGAATTATTGGTGTATCTATGACGAGAATTTCTTAGCCTCATTCACGATTTCGGACGTGGATTATGCGGGAGTCATCTTCGTATATTGGCTCAATCGAAAAACGGGCGATTTCGAAGAAGGAACGATCATCACTCCGTTCGGCGGCGGAGTCAGCCTTGGACAATTGCTCGGAAGCAACGCGACTTATATCGGAAGCAATGCGCGTCTCCAATTCTTTAGAGAAGAAGAAGGTTACAGATTGTCGATCAACTTCTCGCCGAGCAATAAGATTCCCGTGCAGGCGGAGATCTTCGTTCCCGTTCCGGAGAATTGGGAAACGTTAAACGTAGTTGTTCCTTGGTCCAAAAGAAGATTTCAGTTTACGGAGAAGTTGTTCGGAGTCGGAGCGGAAGGAACGGTTCGTTACGGAGCGATGGAATACAAGTTCAGTCCGGACACGTCGTTCGCTTGTTTGGATTACGGAAGAGGGATTTGGCCGTACTCCACAAAGTGGAATTGGGCGTCGATGATGGCGCATAACGCAAACGATAAGATCGGAATGAACTTGGGCGCGGGTTGGACGGACGGAACCGGCACGACCGAAAACGCGATTTTAATCAACGGAAGAATCTACAAGATTCCTTCGGACGCGGTGTTTGAAATCGATCGTGAAAATTGGATGAAACCTTGGCGTCTTTATACGAAGGATTCACAAGCGATCGATCTGCGCTTCGTTCCCGAGTTTCACAGAAAGGCCGCGACGAATACGGGATTGTTCGCGTCTTCCGTTCATCAGATGATCGGAAAGTTCGAGGGAGTGATCCGTCTCGGCAAAAACGAATATAAGATTTCCAACGGACAGGGTTGGGCGGAAGATCATATCGCGCGATGGTGA
- a CDS encoding SBBP repeat beta-propeller lipoprotein, LipL53 family codes for MKYCLTILILWIQLHGCMPANHMNIGDPGTTEYWLAQILGRIHPLIFRENSGTLEWTELLGKSGGTTLGKHLALDPSLLPVVVGETNTNLFTGSLIGVQDLIVAKYDTFKNRIWGKQLGAAGASLTLSRMTTDSAGNSYVLGYTTAAFGGPMSSGQDLFIVKLSVDGNPLWIKQAGPTGGSYFVNPLGICADTAGNVYASGDSNGPFGGAYSATTSNFVAQFDSQGNQVWIKQFFVSGANSNGGGIACDAASGSVYFTGWGGANFQTETAPGIGGNDMFLFKYDSSGNRQFVAYQAQSGREILSGPIVTDLSGNVFVGAESNADFGNGATGFGYFGTILKFHPNGTLLWGRQLGTDVGSSQSSVFDLKTDLAGNVFATGYTNANLINGTGSSVGTNDVFFAKYNSNGELQWVRQTGVSGGSIQGFGIIIDPEGTMYSVGHTNAPMNGAALNGTQDLFLVKYR; via the coding sequence ATGAAATATTGTCTTACGATTCTTATCCTTTGGATTCAATTGCACGGTTGTATGCCGGCCAATCACATGAACATAGGCGATCCGGGAACAACCGAGTATTGGCTGGCCCAAATTCTCGGAAGAATCCATCCTCTCATTTTTCGGGAAAACTCCGGAACCTTGGAATGGACCGAGCTCTTAGGAAAGTCGGGAGGAACCACACTCGGCAAACACTTGGCATTGGATCCTTCTCTCTTGCCGGTCGTCGTGGGAGAAACGAACACGAACCTTTTCACCGGCAGTTTAATCGGCGTTCAAGATTTGATCGTCGCGAAATACGACACTTTCAAAAACCGAATCTGGGGCAAACAACTCGGCGCTGCGGGCGCCTCGCTTACCCTATCCCGTATGACAACCGACTCGGCGGGGAATTCGTACGTGCTCGGTTATACGACTGCGGCCTTCGGCGGTCCGATGAGCAGTGGTCAGGATTTATTCATCGTAAAATTATCCGTAGACGGAAACCCTCTCTGGATCAAACAAGCCGGACCGACCGGAGGAAGTTACTTCGTAAATCCGTTGGGGATCTGCGCGGATACCGCGGGAAATGTTTATGCTTCGGGAGATTCGAACGGTCCCTTCGGAGGAGCTTACAGCGCTACCACAAGCAATTTCGTCGCTCAATTCGATTCCCAAGGAAACCAAGTTTGGATAAAACAATTTTTCGTTTCAGGCGCGAATTCGAACGGTGGCGGTATTGCTTGCGATGCGGCTTCCGGTTCGGTATATTTTACCGGATGGGGCGGCGCCAACTTTCAAACGGAAACGGCTCCGGGGATCGGCGGAAACGACATGTTCCTCTTCAAATACGACTCGAGCGGAAACCGACAATTCGTCGCATACCAAGCCCAAAGCGGTCGGGAAATTTTATCGGGTCCCATCGTCACCGATCTTTCGGGAAACGTCTTCGTGGGAGCCGAAAGCAACGCGGACTTCGGCAACGGAGCAACTGGATTCGGTTATTTCGGAACGATCTTAAAATTTCATCCGAACGGAACCCTTCTTTGGGGAAGACAACTCGGCACCGACGTCGGCTCGTCTCAATCTTCCGTCTTCGATCTTAAAACGGATCTCGCAGGCAACGTCTTTGCAACCGGATATACAAACGCGAACTTGATCAACGGTACCGGTTCTAGCGTCGGAACGAACGACGTATTCTTCGCGAAATACAACTCAAACGGAGAATTGCAATGGGTCCGTCAGACCGGCGTCTCGGGCGGTTCGATCCAAGGTTTCGGAATCATCATCGATCCGGAAGGAACGATGTATTCGGTCGGTCATACGAACGCGCCGATGAACGGAGCCGCATTGAACGGAACACAGGATTTGTTCCTCGTCAAATATCGCTAA
- a CDS encoding AraC family transcriptional regulator yields the protein MDLLSEILTAAAWKNDILARTSMYKSWGLKFPCDKSGGFHILSQGSCYVRFKGKCIPLEKGDILFIAKGFDHELVSSPTDKTMDIGKFREIVPKESDLKGVPITTFVSVRYEVPETSQHPFFHELPDHILIRSGEIPSHHPLHTTLVLISQEVDSGLGSDLILQRLTDILLYYVIRHWLETHPALSPGWRSAFKDEKILAALEAIHKKPAYSWTLENLARAVGISRASLANRFRDVLGCTPMDYLARLRIDKGRSLIQDQGATLEEVARTVGYSSAFAFSKAFKRIHGVSPRNEDAQKIRNVS from the coding sequence ATGGATCTGCTTTCCGAAATCTTAACGGCCGCCGCTTGGAAGAACGATATTCTTGCGAGGACTTCGATGTATAAATCCTGGGGTTTAAAGTTCCCCTGCGATAAAAGCGGAGGTTTTCATATTCTTTCGCAAGGTTCTTGTTATGTTCGGTTTAAAGGAAAGTGCATTCCATTAGAAAAAGGTGATATTCTATTTATCGCAAAAGGATTCGATCATGAACTCGTGTCCTCTCCGACCGATAAGACCATGGACATCGGAAAATTTCGGGAAATCGTTCCGAAGGAATCCGATCTGAAAGGAGTCCCGATCACCACGTTCGTTTCGGTTCGTTACGAGGTTCCGGAAACGAGTCAACATCCTTTCTTTCACGAACTGCCCGATCATATTCTGATTCGTTCGGGAGAGATTCCATCGCATCATCCTTTGCATACTACTTTAGTTTTGATTTCTCAAGAAGTCGATTCCGGACTCGGTTCCGATTTGATTCTGCAAAGACTTACGGATATTCTCCTTTACTATGTGATTCGTCATTGGCTGGAAACGCATCCGGCTCTTTCTCCGGGATGGAGAAGCGCTTTCAAAGACGAAAAGATTCTTGCAGCTCTCGAAGCGATTCATAAGAAACCGGCTTATTCTTGGACTCTGGAGAATCTTGCGCGGGCCGTGGGAATTTCCAGAGCTTCTCTTGCGAATCGCTTTCGGGACGTTTTAGGTTGTACGCCGATGGATTATCTCGCAAGACTTCGAATCGATAAAGGGAGAAGTCTGATTCAAGATCAAGGCGCCACTTTGGAAGAGGTTGCTCGAACCGTAGGATATTCCTCCGCCTTCGCCTTTTCCAAAGCGTTTAAAAGAATCCACGGAGTTTCTCCTCGGAACGAAGACGCTCAAAAGATCAGAAACGTTTCCTAA